In a genomic window of Henningerozyma blattae CBS 6284 chromosome 9, complete genome:
- the TBLA0I00950 gene encoding uncharacterized protein (similar to Saccharomyces cerevisiae ECM21 (YBL101C) and CSR2 (YPR030W); ancestral locus Anc_7.436), with protein MSPPHQIRRASTPSIPANAYHPQTRRGSSSVISAFNHILGPQSSDNVNSALQRTKSHGSIGDQVQKTRSASNPRVRPLRNTNPFVAEASRRSSAPNTPSIRRLSLSSSHNSVSSSQSPMKTSPNTENPRRKGKRHSISGSTPLSQVQSATPTKPLTYGDKYLAKYLKRRGFLPQKHILSGNEMTISFAATGNQVFLPTQSTQADEYLADVTGTHHHDFDSEEDDLDQLEESSVINDSILLTDTNSLQGVPAPNDRTIQIDESMSNYSFALIFSIAKPTKITNIEVELLSRCKVFWSKGVPPSKTFKEEIYKVASKKWSLTSSNFNVFIPSTMKKSAEAVHNTNGIRKTELLKNIKKKDRIYGDKNRSIRELFKSLDKSNPQKLKPGKYVFVFPIVFSNHIPETFTVPSGRVDYMICIASKFLNPFRTNDESVAPLMSSELNSSSLSLQSTESMEKDIIHSETSHKSIFHKNRRDSISASTDTVISELNDRTNLYAEYPIKVVRQPPSVSISTANRPIYIDRVWSDSLSYEISFDKKFIPLNGKVPVRIKLSPLNKTVSVKRVRVSVVEKITFVSKNFEYEYEQVDLLAKDPYNPYYLDFQSRRRKQRNFSLLEVRTKENGSHALREEVIDNTVCDNILSYTAVTKPAKTSKHKKKLEDDIECISDQWVMNTILEFPKHEEGDKHVTKYLAPYGIDTFQLTPNLEKGPPEEHSRHGSVMSLFSSSNATPKKTEHHKTYDKRFHQTKIKSNSGVSVKSHTILNTAKRGLYVDSLNFSNISVKHKLEIMFRISKKEMINGQYKMKNYEVLIDIPIVLVSELCDSGNMELPAYDSITDSTFLRQGPCIDGPPPPTFEDAISIPSTPMGSPLISPIRFADNNEDLCGFTLSRKSSLGGGPSTRSALFDAPSGASSNKSSRTGISNSLATQHSALPSTQGDSSYSSNESQSVFKKGYSLSQGNSSYQQNLVPRGEEYASSINPGANLEPPSYEEVVPAKPTTVSNGRQIISS; from the coding sequence ATGAGTCCTCCACATCAAATAAGACGTGCTTCAACTCCATCAATTCCTGCAAATGCCTATCATCCACAAACAAGAAGGGGCTCAAGTTCCGTAATAAGTGCTTTCAACCATATTTTAGGTCCCCAATCTTCCGATAATGTTAATAGTGCTTTACAGAGAACAAAATCACATGGCTCAATAGGTGACCAAGTTCAGAAGACAAGAAGTGCTAGTAACCCTCGTGTCCGACCGCTCCGTAATACGAATCCCTTCGTCGCAGAGGCATCTAGGAGAAGTAGCGCTCCAAATACCCCAAGCATACGTAGATTATCACTTAGTTCGTCTCATAACAGTGTATCTTCATCCCAATCGCCCATGAAAACTTCTCCAAACACTGAAAATCCACGTCGTAAGGGGAAGAGACATTCTATTTCAGGATCCACACCTTTATCTCAAGTACAGTCTGCGACTCCTACTAAACCCTTAACTTATGGAGACAAATATTTAGCCAAATATTTGAAGCGTAGGGGATTTTTACCTCAAAAACACATTCTATCGGGAAATGAAATGACAATATCTTTTGCTGCTACTGGTAATCAAGTATTCTTACCGACACAATCTACTCAAGCAGATGAATATTTGGCTGACGTTACTGGTACTCATCATCATGATTTTGAttctgaagaagatgatcTTGATCAACTCGAAGAATCGAGTGTTATAAATGACtctatattattaacagATACTAATTCCCTTCAAGGTGTCCCAGCTCCAAACGATCGTACAATCCAAATTGATGAATCAATGTCTAATTATTCATTTGCATTAATATTCTCTATTGCGAAACCTACAAAAATTACCAATATTGAGGTCGAATTACTTTCTAGGTGTAAAGTGTTTTGGAGTAAAGGTGTACCTCCATCTAAAACATTTAAAGAGGAAATCTATAAAGTTGCAAGTAAAAAATGGTCATTAACTTCTTCGAATTTTAATGTATTCATTCCTAGCACTATGAAGAAAAGTGCAGAAGCGGTTCACAATACAAATGGCATCAGAAAAACCGAATtacttaaaaatattaaaaagaaagataGAATATATGGAGATAAAAATAGATCCATTCGTGAGTTGTTTAAATCATTAGACAAATCTAACCCACAAAAATTGAAACCAGGTAAATATGTGTTTGTGTTTCCCATTGTATTTTCTAACCACATTCCAGAGACATTTACTGTTCCATCTGGCCGTGTTGACTATATGATATGTATTGcatctaaatttttaaaccCATTTAGAACAAATGATGAATCTGTTGCACCTTTGATGTCCAGTGAATTAAACTCAAGCTCCTTATCTCTTCAATCTACTGAGAGTATGGAAAAAGATATCATTCATTCTGAAACTTCTCATAAATCTATATTCCACAAAAATAGACGTGATTCTATTTCTGCATCAACAGATACAGTAATTTcagaattaaatgatagAACTAATTTGTATGCTGAATACCCGATTAAAGTTGTTAGACAACCACCATCAGTGTCAATATCTACCGCAAATAGACCCATTTACATTGACAGAGTTTGGTCAGATTCACTTTCTtatgaaatttcatttgataaaaagtTCATACCCCTGAATGGTAAGGTTCCGGTCAGGATTAAATTATCGCCATTGAACAAAACTGTCTCTGTAAAACGTGTTCGTGTTAGCGttgttgaaaaaatcaCATTTGTCagtaaaaattttgaatacGAATATGAACAAGTCGATCTGTTGGCTAAAGATCCATATAATCcttattatttggatttcCAAtccagaagaagaaaacaACGGAACTTCTCATTACTTGAAGTTAGAACCAAGGAAAATGGTTCTCATGCTCTAAGAGAGGAAGTGATCGACAACACTGTTTGCGACAACATACTATCCTACACTGCCGTTACCAAACCTGCAAAAACAAGTAAACATaagaagaaattagaagatgatATTGAATGCATAAGTGACCAATGGGTTATGAATACTATCTTAGAATTTCCGAAGCATGAAGAAGGAGACAAACATGTAACAAAGTATTTAGCTCCTTATGGTATTGATACGTTTCAGCTGACACCAAACTTGGAGAAAGGACCACCTGAGGAGCATTCTCGTCACGGTAGTGTCATGAgtttattttcatcttcaaatgCCACTCCAAAGAAAACTGAGCATCACAAAACATATGATAAGCGATTCCACCAAACTAAGATAAAAAGTAATTCTGGTGTTTCAGTTAAGAGTCATACGATATTAAATACCGCTAAGCGTGGTCTTTATGTCGATAGTTTAAATTTCAGTAATATCAGTGTTAAACATAAACTAGAAATTATGTTCAGAATTAGTAAGAAGGAAATGATAAATGGTCaatataaaatgaaaaattatgaaGTATTAATAGATATTCCAATTGTTCTCGTTTCTGAATTGTGTGATTCTGGAAATATGGAATTACCAGCGTATGACTCAATAACAGACTCAACCTTTTTACGCCAAGGACCTTGTATTGATGGTCCACCGCCACCAACTTTTGAGGATGCCATCTCCATACCTTCCACTCCAATGGGCTCTCCTTTAATTTCTCCAATTAGATTTGCAGATAATAATGAGGATCTCTGTGGTTTTACCTTGTCACGTAAGTCCTCATTAGGGGGTGGACCTTCCACACGTTCTGCGCTTTTTGATGCCCCAAGTGGAGCTAGTTCGAACAAAAGCTCTAGAACTGGCATTTCAAATTCACTTGCTACACAGCATTCTGCTCTTCCCTCTACTCAAGGTGATAGCAGTTACTCTTCTAATGAAAGCCAAAGtgtatttaaaaaaggATATTCTTTATCACAAGGAAACTCTTCTTACCAACAAAACTTAGTTCCAAGAGGTGAGGAATATGCTTCATCTATCAACCCAGGTGCAAACTTAGAGCCTCCAAGTTACGAGGAAGTAGTTCCAGCTAAACCCACTACTGTTAGCAATGGCCGACAGATAATTTCAagttaa
- the ATH1 gene encoding alpha,alpha-trehalase ATH1 (similar to Saccharomyces cerevisiae ATH1 (YPR026W); ancestral locus Anc_7.433), giving the protein MENTRRTDMPSDRDISNIQSGDDKSNIEMLDLHHCDDLSITDNIQKNDLHEQGATTSQPNRSDDIEANEYTLFDIMDHSEEDNNGDSQENSDDQENDDETAPFTHSGGNNNNNEDDDGDDNNNKKITNKNNTNSIINSNSHFHTWSGIKRSIPSLALFAFLMCCVLILMTSTLLHGSSTSFSTFKKNMFNWRHNNGVANSFLRFNHFNNGPTYNIHNTSHISLSNGNEHVLEYNPQYRKASKKLYELLSDFDTAFYDDNNMVLGTDKFSQENTYSRQPYVSNGYIGARLPNIGFGFSLDTFNPWTPDSKNIPDSLNNGWPLRNRRFTGAYVSDFYSIQKSLNSTNFPELDEKGYSTVISTIPQWTNLQFSIEFNNRIHWFNPQMVKDEDITNYKQNLSMKNGVVTTEMDYLDSLVHIKSDVWTHRRMYPLGVLNVEITLNTEKLNYNNNNNNNNNRNSNDEEYNSDEQVILTVYDTLDMETSFRTFLQTSGIEEDNNAIFMVVHPDNIPYSNAAIYSTCSAHYGNSNGWRTPKKDFAFKKNFSSIGNDDNGEKISQYTKVNLSKYNKKLIINKYSAIISSEFNSNEQKSNLEMAKEIALASKGNYESLLKSHTEAWAELYNDAFIEIPSDSLLEMTARSSLFHILSNTRKYNVSEERGLPVPVGGLSSDSYGGMVFWDADIWMQPAVLPFFPNIAKQMSNYRNATHQQALLNAKEHGHPGALYPWTSGRFANCSSTGPCYDYEYHINVDVAMASFSIYMNGGEGIDDDYLRYTTWPLVRDAAIFFASFVQFNQTIGKYETYNLTDPDEFANFVNNGAFTNAGIKTLLKWATDIGNHLGEFVDPRWMEISHNIYIPRSTSNITLEYSGMNSSVEVKQADVILMVYPLGYLNDESILNNAIRDLYYYSEKQSASGPAMTYPVFVAAAATLLNHGSSSQSYLYKSVLPYLRAPFAQFSEQSDDNFLTNGLTQPAFPFLTANGGFLQSILFGLTGIRYTYEVDQETKQIYRVLRFNPTELPRLPGGIAIRNFKYMNQVLDIIIDDNNGTIVHKSGDTPIMIKIPDRSLIHDRDVEPYRGINKTNNLPVEDINNSIQVDDHVEILQNGSYYILNPKEELKLPLFKLKLNVKGNIVENKQITNLTEGVPGDVAVSALDGNNYTHWQPMDKYRPARLLIDLGKDNQQEIKSGMILWGGRPAKNFSISILPHSDQIERILEKVSDRLESTEGSEKSRTIQELLEDIGDVKDTSMEGCQNSDEDRCTNDLESILQWTLDDLDNILSNLPQLKLLNRKFITILKDHEVIPSEPFFPEIIEQSLIEILPSNKTYFHIDYSKIKIGSNGKSLEDNEEDRKARFIVLTVNGVFDDDNDSKGATIKEIVLKNDDTEFIDI; this is encoded by the coding sequence ATGGAAAATACTAGAAGAACAGATATGCCCTCTGACCGAGATATTAGTAATATTCAAAGTGGTGATGATAAAAGTAATATAGAAATGTTGGATTTACATCATTGTGACGATTTATCTATAACcgataatattcaaaaaaatgatttacaTGAACAAGGTGCTACTACTTCGCAACCAAATCGTTCAGATGATATAGAGGCTAATGAGTATACACTTTTTGATATAATGGATCATAGTGAGGAAGATAATAACGGCGATAGCCAAGAGAATAGTGATGATCAAGagaatgatgatgaaacaGCTCCATTTACTCATAGTGGTGgtaataacaacaacaatgaagatgatgatggtgatgataataataataaaaaaattactaataaaaataatactaatagtATCATAAACTCAAACAGTCACTTTCATACATGGTCAGGTATTAAACGATCCATACCCAGTCTAGCGTTGTTTGCTTTCTTAATGTGTTGTGTATTGATTTTAATGACTTCTACTTTATTGCATGGTTCATCCACCTCATTTTCCActttcaagaaaaatatgttTAATTGGAGACATAACAATGGTGTTGCAAATTCTTTTCTAAGGTTCAatcattttaataatggGCCCACTtataatattcataataCTTCTCATATTAGTCTATCTAATGGTAACGAACATGTATTGGAATATAATCCACAATATAGAAAGGCTTCCAAGAAACtatatgaattattatctgaTTTCGATACTGCTTTttatgatgataataatatggtATTAGGAACAGATAAATTTTCTCAAGAAAATACTTACTCAAGACAACCTTATGTATCTAATGGATATATTGGTGCGAGATTACCCAACATTGGGTTTGGTTTTTCTTTAGATACTTTTAACCCATGGACTCCagattctaaaaatataccAGATTCTTTGAATAATGGTTGGCCATTAAGAAATAGAAGATTTACTGGTGCATATGTCTCcgatttttattcaatacaAAAGTCATTAAATTCAACAAATTTTCCAGAATTAGATGAAAAGGGTTATTCCACAGTTATTTCAACAATACCACAATGGACAAATTTACAATTCTCTATAGAATTCAATAACAGAATTCATTGGTTTAATCCGCAAATGGtaaaagatgaagatattaCAAATTACAAACAAAATTTATCCATGAAAAATGGTGTTGTCACTACCGAGATGGATTATCTAGATTCTTTAGTTCACATTAAATCGGATGTTTGGACGCATAGAAGAATGTATCCATTAGGCGTTTTAAACGTTGAAATCACTTTAAACactgaaaaattaaattataataataataataataataataataacagaAATTCTAATGATGAAGAGTATAATTCGGATGAGCAAGTAATTTTAACTGTCTATGATACTTTAGATATGGAAACCTCCTTTAGAACATTTTTGCAAACATCGGGAATTGAAGAGGATAATAATGCCATCTTTATGGTGGTCCATCCTGATAACATCCCTTATTCTAATGCTGCAATTTATTCAACTTGTTCTGCACATTATGGAAATAGTAATGGTTGGAGAACTCCAAAAAAGGATTTtgcatttaaaaaaaatttttcatcaattggaaatgatgataatggtGAGAAAATATCACAATACACAAAAGTTAACTTatctaaatataataaaaaattaattataaataaatactCCGCAATCATATCGTCTGAGTTCAATTCAAATGAACAAAAATCTAATTTAGAAATGGCTAAAGAGATTGCCTTAGCAAGTAAGGGCAATTACGAAAGTCTATTGAAATCACATACTGAAGCATGGGCCGAATTATATAATGATGCATTTATTGAAATCCCTTCCGATAGTTTATTAGAAATGACGGCAagatcatcattatttcatattttgtCCAAtacaagaaaatataatgttTCCGAAGAAAGAGGACTGCCTGTGCCAGTAGGTGGTTTATCATCGGATTCGTATGGAGGTATGGTATTTTGGGATGCTGATATTTGGATGCAACCTGCTGTATTACCATTTTTCCCAAATATTGCAAAACAAATGAGTAATTATAGAAACGCAACCCATCAACAAGCTTTATTGAATGCAAAAGAGCATGGTCATCCCGGTGCTTTATATCCTTGGACTTCTGGACGATTTGCTAACTGTAGTTCAACAGGCCCATGTTATGATTATGAATATCACATTAATGTAGACGTTGCTATGGCtagtttttcaatttatatGAATGGCGGAGAAGGCATTGATGACGATTATTTGAGGTATACAACGTGGCCACTTGTTAGAGATGCGGCAATCTTTTTTGCTTCATTTGTACAATTTAATCAAACCATAGGTAAATATGAAACTTACAATTTGACAGATCCTGATGAATTTGCAAATTTTGTTAATAATGGGGCATTCACAAATGCAGGGATTAAGACTCTCTTAAAATGGGCTACTGATATCGGGAATCATTTAGGAGAGTTTGTAGATCCTCGTTGGATGGAAATATCTCACAACATCTATATCCCTAGATCCACTTCAAATATTACTCTAGAATACAGCGGTATGAATAGTTCGGTCGAAGTGAAACAAGCAGATGTAATATTAATGGTGTATCCATTGGGTTATCTTAATGATGAATCGATCTTGAATAATGCTATCCGTGATTTGTATTACTATTCAGAAAAGCAATCTGCCTCTGGTCCAGCAATGACATATCCTGTATTTgttgctgctgctgctacTCTTTTAAACCATGGTTCATCTTCCCAAAGTTATTTGTATAAATCTGTATTACCATACTTAAGAGCACCATTTGCTCAATTTAGTGAACAATCTGAcgataattttttaacaaatgGGCTTACCCAACCTGCATTCCCATTTTTAACTGCTAATGGTGGTTTTTTGCAAAGTATACTGTTTGGCTTAACTGGTATTAGATATACTTATGAAGTAGATCAAGAAACAAAGCAGATATATCGTGTACTAAGGTTTAATCCTACAGAACTACCCAGATTACCAGGTGGAATTGCTATAcgtaatttcaaatatatgaaCCAAGTTTtagatataataatagatgataataatggtaCTATTGTTCACAAATCAGGAGATACTCCAATAATGATTAAAATTCCAGACCGTTCTTTAATTCATGATAGAGATGTAGAACCTTACAGAGGTATCaataaaactaataatCTGCCTGTTGAAGATATAAACAACTCCATTCAAGTTGATGATCATGTAGAAATCCTACAGAATGGTTCTTACTACATTCTTAACCCTAAAGAAGAGTTAAAATTacctttatttaaattaaagttaaatGTTAAGGGTAATATTGTAGAAAATAAGcaaattacaaatttgACTGAAGGTGTACCAGGCGATGTCGCAGTTTCAGCTTTGGACGGTAATAATTATACTCACTGGCAGCCAATGGATAAATATAGGCCAGCTAGATTATTAATCGATCTTGGAAAAGATAACcaacaagaaattaaatctgGGATGATTCTATGGGGAGGAAGACCTGCCAAGaacttttcaatttcaatactACCTCATAGTGatcaaattgaaagaataCTTGAGAAAGTTTCCGATCGACTTGAATCTACTGAAGGTAGCGAAAAATCTAGAACTATTCAGGAGTTATTAGAAGATATTGGTGATGTTAAAGACACAAGCATGGAAGGTTGTCAAAATAGCGATGAGGATAGATGCACAAATGATTTAGAGTCCATCTTACAATGGACCTTAGATGATCTGGACAatatattatctaatttacCACAACTTAAATTGTTGAATAGGAAATTCATTACTATATTAAAAGACCATGAGGTAATCCCTAGTGAACCCTTTTTCCCAGAAATTATTGAACAATCATTAATCGAAATATTGCCTAGTAATAAAACATATTTCCATATagattattcaaaaataaagatagGGTCTAACGGTAAAAGTTTGgaagataatgaagaagatagAAAAGCGAGATTTATAGTGTTGACAGTTAATGGAGtctttgatgatgataacgATAGTAAAGGTGCAACCATAAAGGagattgttttaaaaaatgacGATACTGAGTTTAtagatatttaa
- the TBLA0I00970 gene encoding uncharacterized protein (similar to Saccharomyces cerevisiae YOP1 (YPR028W); ancestral locus Anc_7.434), which yields MSEFQKSIQQQLKQFDSRYANNKILQQLEARTNIPKSYIVFGLVIVYFLLLLANIGGIGEILANIVGFALPAYLSLIALKTPGSADDTQLLTYWVVYAFFSVIEFWSVALTYLIPFYWFIKTIFLVYIALPQTGGANMIYKKVIDPATSKYINAKAGVSDIKQSVHEAAQTASHNASAAVNQAASAATSGFSAQAAQATHQQF from the exons ATGTctgaatttcaaaagagCATCCAACAACAATTGAAGCAATTCGATTCC aGATATGCAAACAACAAAATCTTACAACAATTAGAAGCTAGAACTAACATTCCAAAATCTTACATTGTTTTCGGTTTAGTTATCGTCTACTTCCTATTATTGTTAGCTAACATTGGTGGTATTGGTGAAATTTTAGCCAATATCGTCGGTTTTGCTTTACCAGCTTACTTATCCTTGATTGCCTTAAAGACTCCAGGTTCTGCTGATGACACTCAATTGTTAACCTACTGGGTTGTCTACGCTTTCTTCAGCGTTATTGAATTCTGGTCTGTTGCTTTAACTTACTTGATCCCATTTTATTGGTTTATCAAGACTATCTTCTTAGTTTACATCGCTTTGCCACAAACTGGTGGTGCAAACATGATCTACAAGAAGGTCATTGATCCAGCTACCtctaaatatattaacGCTAAGGCTGGCGTTTCTGATATTAAACAATCCGTTCACGAAGCTGCTCAAACCGCTTCTCACAACGCTTCTGCTGCTGTTAACCAAGCTGCATCTGCTGCTACTTCCGGTTTCAGCGCTCAAGCTGCTCAAGCTACCCatcaacaattttaa
- the APL4 gene encoding AP-1 complex subunit gamma (similar to Saccharomyces cerevisiae APL4 (YPR029C); ancestral locus Anc_7.435), which yields MGSSLRSFIKDVRAAKTLADERSIITKQSAKIRTKLRDDHLPLERRRKYIQKLLYLYILGEKTHFGQVECINLIASDEFVNKRLGYLSAILLLDESQDLLTLLTNLLNNDLHNSNKFVVSLALSTLGSLSSPELARDLFPDVEIILKQVQDPFLLKKALQCIAKLLLKDISLLEIFAVEDLVALWQNSAICTHGVLLGIVKVLQSILLCFINFQPTEAVEELPKDMIGKLVRFVPSLFKRLQTLNSKNFQPEYDVQGTCDPFLQCEMIYTLRLFFQIDNDEINAYMDKFGDLLTQIATNTDSNKSSGQVILYETTRTIFSLHLDQPLRVLGINILAKFLAGKDNNGKYVALNTLLEVVPQEPLAVQRHRKFISRCLHDPDVSIKKRALELTFAILDASNIKELVNELLQFLDGTTDDDSDLIVYTVDHLVDAFDIHTIAGDDWKLSVFLRILKCVGSYISSEKISDILIEINNTNNMQSKHDAVKQLLTETLENEKTNEITDDNHGWFLVTVWCLGEYADLILGQSANNIVNEESLTRLLIELHFENSLDNPKLINYILTAALKLSIKLTSGKCIDQLRDLIVSHKKDSHLMLQVKSVQYEILFDQPIDVRKSILETMPKFEKVVRTTSDLRNRPLGNTPTKKESAKPDSLIDLLGGDFGSSSNNINSNENDSKANNVGDNINPETTDAMGSDLLADLLGGNNVNTSLSLNKAVSNSVELPSQAQKIHESSSLDIYSVLINSENGSAQIDIYFEAKKNVTDIKCQCAVTKTLKLTMGPLHPSASIKEKEISVQTLKISGSGKLKLRTKLDFKVNGIMTNEQFDHKYDKVI from the coding sequence atggGTTCCTCTTTGAGAAGCTTCATTAAGGATGTACGTGCAGCTAAGACTCTAGCTGACGAAAGATCTATTATCACTAAACAATCTGCAAAGATTAGAACAAAACTGAGAGATGATCATTTACCATTAGAAAGAAggagaaaatatattcaaaaacTTTTATACTTGTATATTTTAGGTGAAAAGACACATTTTGGTCAAGTTGAAtgtattaatttaattgctTCTGATGAGTTTGTTAACAAGAGATTGGGTTATCTGTCAGCCATTTTACTACTAGATGAGTCTCAAGACTTATTGACATTGTTAACAAATCTATTAAACAATGATTTGCacaattctaataaatttgtaGTTTCTTTGGCTTTGTCCACGTTAGGGTCATTGAGTTCTCCAGAATTAGCTCGTGATCTATTCCCAGATGTTGAAATCATATTAAAACAAGTTCAAGATCCTTTCCTATTGAAAAAGGCTTTGCAATGTATTGCCAAATtacttttaaaagatatctCTTTACTAGAAATCTTTGCTGTCGAAGATTTGGTAGCCTTATGGCAGAACAGCGCTATTTGTACCCATGGTGTCTTGTTAGGTATAGTTAAAGTTTTACAATCCATTTTACTAtgttttatcaatttcCAACCAACTGAAGCTGTGGAAGAATTGCCTAAAGATATGATAGGCAAACTTGTAAGATTTGTACCTagtttatttaaaagacTTCAAACATTAAATTCCAAAAACTTCCAACCTGAATATGACGTTCAAGGTACTTGCGATCCTTTCTTACAATGTGAAATGATTTATACATTAAGattatttttccaaattgataatgatgaaattaaCGCGTATATGGATAAATTTGGTGACCTATTAACTCAAATTGCCACTAATActgattcaaataaaagtaGTGGTCAAGTTATTCTTTATGAGACCACTCGTACAATCTTCTCTCTTCATTTAGATCAACCCTTAAGAGTTTTAggtataaatattttggcGAAATTTTTGGCAGGAAAAGACAATAATGGTAAATACGTTGCCTTAAATACCTTGTTAGAAGTTGTACCACAGGAGCCTTTGGCTGTTCAAAGACATAGAAAATTCATTTCCCGTTGTCTGCATGATCCAGATGTATCAATTAAGAAGAGAGCCTTAGAATTGACATTTGCCATCTTAGATGCATCTAATATCAAAGAGTTAGTTAATGAATTACTGCAATTTTTAGATGGTACCACGGATGACGATAGTGATTTGATTGTATATACAGTTGATCATCTAGTGGATGCATTTGATATTCATACTATAGCTGGTGACGATTGGAAATTGAGTGTATTTTTAAGAATCTTGAAATGTGTTGGCTCTTATATTTCTTCTGAGAAAATTAGcgatattttaattgaaatcaataatacaaataatatgcAATCAAAACATGATGCAGTGaaacaattattaactGAAACTTTAGAAAATGAGAAAACAAACGAAATTACAGATGATAATCATGGTTGGTTTTTGGTAACTGTATGGTGTCTTGGTGAATATGCTGATTTAATCTTAGGACAAAGCGCAAATAACATTGTTAACGAAGAATCTTTGACTcgattattaattgaattacaTTTTGAGAATTCTTTAGATAATCcaaaattgattaattatattttaaccGCCGCACTAAAGTTATCTATTAAATTGACAAGTGGAAAATGCATTGATCAATTGAGGGACCTTATTGTGTCACATAAGAAGGATTCACATTTAATGTTGCAAGTGAAGAGTGTTCAATATGAAATCTTATTTGATCAACCAATAGATGTTAGAAAGAGTATTCTTGAAACTATGcctaaatttgaaaaagttgTAAGGACAACCAGTGATCTAAGAAATAGACCACTTGGCAATACTCCAACTAAAAAGGAATCAGCAAAACCTGACAGCTTGATAGATTTATTGGGTGGGGATTTTGGAAGTAgcagtaataatattaatagtaatgaaaatgatagtAAGGCTAATAACGTCGGTGACAATATTAATCCAGAAACAACCGATGCAATGGGTTCAGATTTGTTAGCCGACTTATTGGGTGGTAATAATGTCAATACTTCGTTATCACTAAATAAAGCAGTTTCTAATTCTGTTGAACTCCCTTCACAAGCCCAAAAGATTCATGAAAGTTCCTcattagatatatattcaGTTTTGATTAATTCAGAAAATGGTAGTGCACAAATTGATATCTATTTCGAAGCCAAGAAGAATGTAACTGACATTAAATGTCAATGTGCAGTAACAAAGACATTGAAATTGACAATGGGTCCATTACATCCAAGTGCATCAATTAAGGAAAAGGAAATTTCTGTTCAAACTTTAAAGATTTCAGGTTCTGGTAAATTAAAGTTAAGAACTAAGTTAGATTTCAAGGTCAACGGCATTATGACTAACGAGCAATTTGATCACAAATATGATAAAGTTATATAA